The sequence tgggactatttattttaaatgaggtccgttcttttatttaaattatgatggacttttaatgaatatttttgggattaaactcttatttcttgatttatataaattatttttttaaggacttataaatatgaatttcgtaggcctactgacctactgtgatcgacggtttgtcgatgtctaatagctttgaaaattttatagcaagtccctacatgagtcgtgagtaccctggtaaaatttcaagccattccaacttcgtttgatacttctttaaaatgcaaaacctaaactgcacattactaccgagaatttcagagaacagaggaaagcgtcattcatttcagtagcttcctgtgtgatctagctttccaaatgtTTAtgatattaaccttattgtgttagctagatatccaccaaagttgagcccattttgacaacgtttactatttttcaaaaatccaagttttcgattgttcaaaactgccgaacatggtagatcgtggtaaaaacgtcatatctctcaaaccacttggagttttcgactctacttttttttatatgaaactagactcgaatatctttctttcggtacgagtctcgagtccaggagatgtcggagtcagaacagattaaattttgaaattgagtcagtgtaaaaatagagcatgttttgatgatgtttgattgtgattcttatgtgccttatgtgtttgtgttgcctatgtgtttgaatgagattagacgaggtatgattgatttttgactgtctttaatgtaacgaattatggatgctggaaccctaaaacattaaaagataccctaggcacgtagaattagactttgtcttatgacaatttcttcacgaacttatcgactcttcatcaatgaaggtccgggcgacagaaagtgaagccgaagaagaaacgactccacgccagctttaagaacaattgaggtgggcattacttttactatacgtatatagagatcccctgcgtgtcgtaggcctcttatacgaatatatgcatgagatgattttaactgttaatttcagtttattattatgcccaaatgataaatgactcttatgaaatgaaaatgaaatgttcatgaaatgaaatgaaatgtttatgaaatgattgactgccaaaaatgtttatgtttttatatgtatcctatctgtgttggttcgccaactttaaaggaaatccaattgggatcctatgctagacaaaggtcgctagctagggttaacgtgtacactcatggagaccgcgagtcgcttgcgaccggtcttggcgtccgtggtaaggaggcctccttcccggcgcgtgacagaaaggacagatatggatcatatagactgaaaatgggatgcgcatccacctttatgaaaatgaatgaaatgttttagtaagcgcaggtcattcaagaaaacccctgtgtgttactgttggcagttcaatttatatatgtatgcatgttgtattttcggcttatgtcactgagtatttttatactcagccctgcatgtatttctaaatgtgcaggttgagcaggcgatggaatggatcggtgttgagcggatttcccttttgatgtttatgtaatgaaaccttgagtatgcatctccatatgcataactcacacgtttttttcgctgcaaacactctgacttatttatcatttctacttgaacttattactacttcattttaattaactttcagttggggtctagtcgttatggcagactcatttgtgaattacccaagtggttatatatatataccactagtttgttattaatgttggttacttagtaaatcccctttaatttccgtttcttattgttcaccccaagtcataaccccggttaacccgtcattgggatagtgggctgtgacagagtggtatcagagcagttcgtttgctctggcactagaaaccttattctaaaaagccaagtctagtttgattcactagacatacgtgggttaatacgacaccgctcaacactccattgcatcgtgctcaatcaaggaaaaaggtaactgcagttacaacgttttaaagatgttattgttctaaactgtttcatgaagatgtttatgtaaagagcatgctatgatgaaatgttgaatgttttgcctttcatggcatatcattgcagttatgatgatataataagaagaatgatagagaattgacacatgctttccccagaaaacatagattgctataagttgcatgatcacgattctaaaagaacatagactgctggattagtaggatatctctacaatctagattcttgaagtgatgatttagaagaatgatagagaacttagagcatttcagcttccacaagaaaacaatggttcttttgaattacaaagaggaatgaaaagacatgtacgcattgaaggaaaagcacggaatgatgatacaagatgaattcaaggcaaacattgcatcaagggtttaagcataagtctctacgttcgaatgtttACACACGATGGAACATCGAATCGATTTATGTTACACGATAGATTATAAAAAAAGGGCGTGATTTGATTGTCtgcgggttatatatatatttgtgacatACATGGGAAATGGGATCCGAGTCCACTAGAATAGAAGaccttaaaataagtttagttgtcttaataaaacttatgttttgttatgcatAGTATGTTCATAACCTTGTACATTTAAGAGTTTTACGTCTACTTACGTATAAGAAGACTCACACTTTCCCTTATCTATTAAAGAGGGTTACGTCCAGGCATATTCCGATAGTTAGGAAAGCTCCGCGTTTGACCCAGCAGAGACTACCCGGGCATATCGGGATTTTAGTATAGCTTTTGACGACGACATAAGAATTGTTATAGCTCAGTATACACGCCTTTGGACTGTTGCCCATGTCTTTGGGACTACaagttatataagaaaatatggttCGACTGTCTGTATGTAGACCTTGGGGAATAAGAGTCTAGTTCAATAGGACTAGAACCTTAAGTTTGAGCTTTAAGCTGCCACTACGAACTCAAGtttcgttatgtatagtatgtccaCGACTTCTCAAGTTCGGGAcaatgtttcccgtgtgactgggaagtgatgatgttggacctggccagtccacatgatccaaatctcagtagacgtcttttgggttgaaaacctatatgtttcaactttcggttgaaaagccagacgggttcttactcgaggtcattttgttcgaccttgtagttaatcatttcataccctctggtcattcttttgaatctcttgaacaatttctacaacaccttgctttgatgttgtgttgattttgagccttgcaactcgtgagttgtcatagtaGATTCCCTTTATCGATAAGACTAAGAAGTATTAGTCTACTGACCTAGTATAccacccaaactatagctttGTATAGTTGTCTCTCATTGTGtttaaattagttgagattagtctttgtcctatgaatattatcgaccactcattatgatagaaattcagaatcCAAATTGAGACCGTAATATAGAGTTTGCGTACATGAACGACTTTCTGTGTTGTATTCCAATTGActgaatttgcagattttggttgaaggccaaaagaaaagcgaTGACTCAAGAAGAGCTGTCAGACTTGTCTTAGAAGATTTTCAGACGGGGGTATATGACAATTATATTTCTAATAGCCGTTATAAGAGGAAAGGAAAAGAagtgtttaatccaaagcaaaacaagatgggaTATGACCAAGTATGACCATATTTTCTGCAGCATGTCCGTTAGGCCCCACAGTAGGTGGACATAGAAGAAAAGATGATAGACAAGTTTCACTCCGGCCTAAGGTACTCGACAATTATACTGAGTTTATGAACTCTGAATTGTTCAGCCAAGCTCTGGACGCCGAGGTAGTAGGCCCGAGATTTGCTCGACCCAAACTCAACTCAGGAAGCAAATGATCAAGGACGAAGGCAAGACTACTATGATAGTCGAAATGGCAAGAGGCCTTGGTAGGAAACATAGTGCCCAAAGGCAAGGACAAGGACATCAAACAAACATAGGACCTGCTAAGGATAAGTAGGGCCAGCCTGGGGTACCTCCATGGCCGAAGTTTTCCAAGTCATATTATGATATATGTTTGGATGATAGTAATACATGTTTTAAATATGgtcagaagggccattttgctaAAGATTTCCAAGCGAGGCAACAAGGAGGGATGTGAAGATCGAATCAACCAGGTCAAGCACAACCATTTAGGGTCATTCTAGGCCAACAACTACTCTATCCACCACAACCCCCTTAAGTTAGAACCTATGCCCCGCACAAGAATAAATAAGGAAGCAAACAAGGAAACCTAATAAGTATGGGCAcgctactcaacacacctgttatacttctgttcgatacgggtgcctcgcattctttctcTGCAAGTGCATGTGCAAATACCCTAAAACTCATACCTGAAAAGGGCTAATCTGGACATGAGAAATTCTTTACCCATAGGAGGGGCGACGATAGAAACACATGCTTACTCAAACTAAGAGGTAAACATAGGATCATTTAAGGTCATAGTAAACAACTTGCAGTTTATACAATATAGGACATTGATGTAATCCTAGGGATTGACTGGTTAGCTAAGAACTACGCCACAGTtttatgcaaggagcggaagattGCTTTTAACTTTTCGGGGATGGATGCTTTGAGATAAACCTGGGGAACAGGATACCAATTATTTCAGCCTTACAagcgaggaagatgatgaacaagataGACTGCCAAGCTTTCCTGGTATACCTGATCGGAGGAGTTGAGACCAAAGGGATAATTGAAGACGTAGAGATTGTACGGGAATTCTGagatatttttcagaaaatttACCAGGGCTGCCACTCgatagacaagtagaatttacgATCGATTTAGAACCAGGATCAGCACCGGTATCCAAGGCACCTTACAGGATGGCTCCAAGGGAATTGGAGGAGCTAAAGATCCAATTACAGGAATTATTGGACCTAGGTtttatcaaacctagtgtatcccatGGAAAGCGCCTGTGTTatttgtcaagaagaaggaaggcaCCTTGAGGAttatttattcgaccaactcaaaggCGTAAGTGTAATCTTTAAGATCGATTTGAAGTttgggtatcatcagttaaaagttagacatgaagatatacccaaaacggctttccgaaTAAGATATGATCACTACGAATTCGTAGTTGTGCCGTTCGGATTAATAAACGCGCCAgtggtgttcatggacctcatgaacagagcATTCTATCCTTACTTGGATAAGTCCATCTTGGTATTCAAAGACGATATCCTTATCTACTCCAAGATTAAGAAGAATATAAGAAACATTTAGAATCGCGTTGCAAACACTAAGGGGTGAATGTCTTTATATCAAATTCACTAAATGTGAGATTTGGCTTAAGGTCAGAAGGTATCAAGGTtgaagcagtacaaggatggaggtcaccaacaactccaaatgagatcagaagtttcttaggattagctggctactatcgaagattcattgaaggattttcaaaaatagcaagaccaatgacgcagTTACTTgggaaaggaatcaagtatacttggactgaTGAGTGCGAGAGAAGTTTTCAGCAGCTCAAGGACATGttaactactgcaccagtgctagcagttccagaaccagacagggaatatgtgatctacacggatgcgtcgaaaaatggactaggttgtgtgttaatgcaagagggaaaggtgatagcatatgcatcgcgacaacttagaccacatgaactgaattatccaacccatgatttaaaattagctgcagtggtgcatgcactgaaaatatggagacatcacctatacggagttaggagtgagatattcaccgatcataaaagcttgaaatattttttttcaagcaaagggatctgaacatgagacaaagaatatggctcgaactagtaaaggattatgattgtggtattaactaccacccaggcaaggccaatgtagtagccgatgcattgagtccTAAAGTCTCGTCTAAGTTAGGATACTTTCTCACGAGGGAAGATGAACTCATTAaaaactttgacaagatgaggatagaagtAACATTGGGAATAATTTTTCATCACTGTCGAAGCAAGTacagattttggagactcaagttggtcagattgccaaccaagcagctgcacagcacaagtCGGGCcactttcctagcaacactgagatcaatcctaaaaatcagtgtaatgcaattCATCTAAGGATCGGaactcaatatcaaaatcatgcagagcagaggaatcaccattcctctgcagatcagaggaatcatacagagtagaggaatcaccattcctctgcagaacAGCGAGATcgtccagagcagcggaatgacaagggaaaaggcaaagtagtggaggacgACGATAAAGacttggaggagcttgcagcgaAACAGACGCCTCTCCCTAAGAAGGATTCGTGCTCTTCTGCTGTTAAGGAGCCGGTTCCAACTCCTACGTTCCCAGGctagagtacaagcctgtagcacccttcccgaatagcctggcaaagccgaagatggatcagaagttagccaagtttatggagatgttttcaaagcttcacatcaacattcctttacttgatgcttcgAGAGATATgtcaggctatgccaagttcctcaaggatgcagtctccaacaagaggaagttggggaaatatgagacgattaatctCTCAGAGGAATGTAGTGCAGTGTtacaaaggaagctaccattgaagcaaaaggatcctggcagcttcactatcgcttgtgtgattggagggcagaatttctcccgcgttctttgtgacttaggggcaaacatcaatttgatgcctctctctattttcaaccggttggagatcggagatatcaagcctacctcaATTGCATTGCAGATGacagatcgttccatcacatatcccaagggagttgtggaggatgttcttgtgcaggtggagcagtttatttttcctgcgaACTTTGTggtcttggacatgccggaggacaagaatactccattgattttGGGGCGTCCATTCCTAGCTACCGGACGTGCGTTGATTGATGTACAGGATGGAGATCTCACATTtagagtcaatgatgaaaaattgactcTATCTATCTATGACGCTATGAGAAAACCAGCCGAGCCGCAGATGGATGAGTGCAACATGATTGAGTCTGTAGTGGATTTCCCTGCAGCCGTGAAGGATCccttggaggagtgcatcacacggTCCTTATATCCATATTCCAATCTAGacgaggcgtgtgatgagatcttagattatattgcagagctggaggccaTAGAGAGACATCCCATCGatcctgtgccttacatggatattcacaaacctgttgatgggggaaggAAGTCGgtgcaaaatgaaaaagaaaaagaatccaggccagcggaatcatccgggccagcggaatcatccaggccagaggaatcaagcagGCCAGCGGAATCATCTGGGCCAGCGGAATCAGCCAGGCCAGCGGAATCATCCGGGCCAGCGGAATCAGCCGGGCCAGCGGCCGCACCCAAAATTGAGCTGAAGCCGCTTCCCGAGCACTTGAGATACCAATTCTTGGGTGAGAATGAAACTTTTCCGGTTATTGTATCTGCATAtctatctccgttggagttggagaagttgatgcgagttttaaggaaatacaagtcggctataggatggtctatttctgacatcaaaggaattagtccttctatttgcatgcatcgtattctattggagcaggaatacaagcctaaggtgcagccgcagagACGTTTGAATCCGGCTATGCAAGAAGtggtgagaaaggaggtgctgAAATGGTTGGATGCCGGCATTATTTATGTCAtttctgatagtgagtgggtaagcccgacgcaagttgtctctaagaagggaggcatgacggTGGTTaaagatgagagagatgagctcatagctacgaggctggtcacaggatggcgcgtgtgcattgattaccgagctttgaatgcagccacacgtaaggatcactttcctttgccgtttattgatcagatgcttgaccgattGGCAGGATACGAGTATTACTGCTTtctggatgggtactcgggctacaatcaaatcatgatagccccggaggatcagcataagaccgcgtttacttgtccctatggcatctttgcttttaggagaatttcttttggtctttgcaatgctcctgccactttccagcgctgcatgatggcgattttccatgggttgattgaaaatatcatggaggtatttatggacgatttctctgtctttggatcttcctttgataattgtctggacaatcttgctcaagtgttgcagcgttgtgaggagacgacactcgtgctcaattgggaaaagtgccacttcatggttcgtgagggcattgttttggggcataggGTCTCTGCCCAAGGATTGGAGGTGGAccgtgctaagatcgtggccatTGAAAAGTTGCCGCCACCTACTTCTGTAAAATCAGTGCGGAGCTTccttgggcatgcaggattttataggcgcttcattaaagatttctccaagctgtccaaaCCACTATGTGCTttgctagagaaggatgtgCAGTTTTATTTCACCGATGAGTGCCTCGcctcctttgagaagttgaaagccgcGCTGATCTCTACACCAGTATTGATCACGCCAGATTGGAGTGCTCCGTTTGaattgatgtgcgatgctagcgattgggccgtgggagctgtgttggggcaaaagagagataagttattcaaggtaatttactacactagtaaaactttggattctgctcaaaggaattacacaaccacggagaaggagctgctagctgtggtgtatgcttttgataagttccgttcttatttgattggaactcattcaattgtctacactgatcatgccgccatccactacttgttcacaaagaaggactccaagccccgcttgattcgttggatcttattgctgcaagagtttgatatggagatccgagatcgaaagggatgtgagaatgtggtagctgaccacttgtctagattggagaatccgatcgaaggagatgatccgaagatggccatcaatgagtcttttcccgatgagcagatttgggcagtgctatttaaggatccttggtatgcaaagtatagcaattacttggttattggagctcttcccgaggggttgaaccactatcaaaagaagaagttcctccatgatgtcaagttttattattgggaggatccttacctataccgaaggtgcgccgatggcttcATTCGACGATGTGTtagagagcatgaatggccGAAGATCATAGAGGAGTGCCATAGCTCGCCTACtggaggtcactttgctgccaaccgcactggCATGAAAGTAAATTatagtggattctattggccctcaatttttgcagattgccatgctttcgtgaagtcttgtgatcgatgccagCGCATGGGAAACATTACCAAGCGGGATGAGATGCCGCAAAACATCATTGTCGAGGTAGAGctatttgatgtttggggaattgatttcatgggtcctttccctcctTCATATGATTTTTCCTATATATTGCTTGCTGTGGAGTCTGTGTctcgatgggtggaggcgatcccaactaccactaatgattcaaaggtagtcattaaattcttacaaaagaatattttgactcggttccgagcaccgagagcgttgcttagtgatggggggtcgcacttcaacaacaagttaCTAGCAAGTGTGTTGgcgaagtatggagtaaagcacaaggtgacgactccatatcatcctcaagctaatgggcaggcaGAGTTGGCAAATCGAGAGATCGAGCAGATCTTGGAGAAGAGCGTCGCCAATAAGAAAGATTGGGCAAAGCActtagatgatgctctttgggcgtatcgcactgcctacaaaactccgattggtatgtctccctatcaagTTATTTTTGGCAAAtcctgtcatttacctgttgagattgagcacaaggcatattgggcgacgaggagaatcaatttggagttcaaggaggccggtCATATAAGGCGAGATATGCTGACGGAgttggatgagtggaggaatgaaGCTTACGAGAGTTCTCGTATCTACAAGGAAAGGGCGAAGAAGTTCCATGATTTGAACATCCGCACAAAGGAATTCAAGCCGGGACATGAGGTACTCTTGTATGATTCTAAGCTCCGACTATACCCTGGCAAGCTGCAGTCTAGATGGAGAGGTCCTTACGTGGTTcacaagagcaattggaatgggacctATGAGTTGCTTGCGTCGAATGGGTCTACTTTCACTGTTAATGGCCACCCCCTCAAACCATACTTCAAAGCAAAGTTGGACCGCGACGTGGAAGTGGTCAACTTCGTCGATCCGTGATTGAAGGTATCGTCGacctctagacgttaaattaagcacttgttgggaggtaacccaactgtttttctttgttttgtttttctttcttttagtgtagttttgtttctttttgtttctttgtttagttTGGGGCAGGTGTTTCTATGCCAGATTTCTGGTGGTCTTCATGTTCCAACGCAGCCACTCTCCTCGCTGCACCTATCCAGCACAACCATTTTCTTCGCTGCACTTTTCCACGTTGCACATGTCCAGCGCAGCCATTTTCTTCGCTGCATCTGTCCAGCGCGGCCACTCTTTACTCTGCCCAAGGCCGCAAACCCACATtttcaccgcctctcacgatggttcAGCTTTTCTTTGCCGATAATtagggacgttttctacactcttcgtatttcttttatgccctcaGGACATGGcatgttttaagtgtgggggagtgttttgttgcttatatttttcaaaattgggcgaaattgatttttctacgcttagtttttggtctcgaatctggctaattttatgaatttgtggaagagacgATGGTTTTCAATGTACATTTTGGGTCTGTGAATGAATGgaggttattcttgttttatttttgatatatgtttcttgtttgtgcaaagaattatgagttttgttgcaacacttttgtaagttaataaaacatgatttgtccggtagatgctagaaggagtgttgtcattgtgattgcctacgatcgtatctaaTCTGTTAAattgttggacgaattgccaactctaaaaaattgccagctctgaaacatctggcctgttctgaaatgtgatagctctgagtctctgctcctctagtctaactatgagcatgggaaaccacgtgaaaaggctttagattacatccaaatggttttatttcatgaattatggctcaactgtcgaaatctcaaagcacacaaagtgtgaaaattggtgatattgattataaaggcgatcacattaggcaattcacttctagcggagaattgggtctgatcgaattacttgcattactcttttgttgcttcataaactttgagttacttgcatgatcaagagatgtgtgttgatggtaaagttttgaattgactttgtgaatgtttgaatGGGAatgaacattgttgaaatcaatctcttccaaggattcatatagattttgcttgaggacaagcaaaaggctaaatGTTGGGGAAtggtgatttatgcttaatttactctatttttatgggtttgcatgtgcatattttaagttaaatcttctggaaactggtgcgttttatggtgtattttatgccttgcaggagatttaggttttcaagatgaagagtgcaaatgttggagagtttgggctaagaatcgtgtttttgtgaatactctggcatgtaagagaagcaaagcctcgcttgccagagcagagaaatgggaagccagagaaatgccccaGAGTCAAAGCGagtgaggaagcgccagaggaatcgaagcgagtgaggaagtgtcagaggaatcgaagcgagcgaggaagtgccagagaaatcacttcgctgctggaatcataagtgcagaggaatcaaacgccaaagaaatcaccatttctctggagtcagagaaatcatcatttctctggagtcagcgaaatcaagaagccagtgtagcgaagtcatcaccagatgagtcaatagtcagagcagccaagcaaaagtccattacagcggaatcaagatgccagagaaatcaccgttcatctggcgataccagagaaatcgccattccgctggcaacccattcctctggcgatagcagagaaatcgtcatttctctagcgcgacccgtttcccgggtaacatccgttcctctggcgagaagctgcgaattcggcaagagtgggagtattttccggagcgcgcatccagctggaaagttgccttattttacacgattctattacctttagaattctactttgcatggcaacttccatggtgatccgaaggaaatctgaagcttataaataggtcctcttttgacctattcatcATCCCCGAACACTTGAACatttatattttcagtttttttagctttagaatattttagctttttagttttcaaggcttggatcaagatcgaagattcaagccgctacttcagtttcattcggtttttatacaattcgtttttacaattgcgttctttttaattatgtttatgtttgattttattatgtctggctagttcttttattctgaacctagggtttgtacatagctaattaattatgtgtttttgatttgtTGATATTAATTTGCCTTCCAagttatgattcatgattcctggtgcttattctATTGTGAATTAt comes from Salvia miltiorrhiza cultivar Shanhuang (shh) chromosome 3, IMPLAD_Smil_shh, whole genome shotgun sequence and encodes:
- the LOC131018598 gene encoding uncharacterized protein LOC131018598, which translates into the protein MLTELDEWRNEAYESSRIYKERAKKFHDLNIRTKEFKPGHEVLLYDSKLRLYPGKLQSRWRGPYVVHKSNWNGTYELLASNGSTFTVNGHPLKPYFKAKLDRDVEVVNFVDP